The following coding sequences lie in one Ictalurus punctatus breed USDA103 chromosome 16, Coco_2.0, whole genome shotgun sequence genomic window:
- the ewsr1a gene encoding EWS RNA-binding protein 1a isoform X4 — translation MASAADYNSYGQAGGQQGYGSYAAQPAQAYQQGTQQSYGQQQGYSSYTQPADSTYSQSSSSTGGYSQQAYGSSYGQQPPASSGYNATPTAPQGYSQPVQGYGGSGYDASSASSSTNQASYGSQAAYGAQPAYTGYGQQAAASSAPPSYSSGGQQTPGYEQSSYSQQQQSGYQSQQGGYGQQGSYSQQGGYQQQAPPPQQPPPSSYPPPSGSYGQPPASQYGQQGSSGGSYRQDHQNGSYESGGYGGGMGGGESRGRGRGGFDRGMMRGGMRGGMNRGGMGITGDRGGFIKPGGPDADMGRPEEQDDSENSTIYITGLTENATMDEVAEFFKQSGIIRINKRTGLPAINIYTDKDSGKPKGDATLSYEDPPAAKAAVEWFDGKDFQGKKLKVSMARRKPMMMRGGMLMRGERGGMMGRGGMMGRGGMGRGGERGGFMPRGGPRGMGRGAPTGGNMQQRAGDWQCPNAGCGNQNFAWRMECNQCKAPKPEGFGPPPFPPGGERGRGGPGGMRGGRGMDRGAPGGPGGFRGGRGGDRGGGFRGGRGMDRGGFGGRGRGGPPMDDMRGRGRGMGPPGKMDMKGDHRQDRRERPY, via the exons ATGGCGTCTGCAGCAG ATTATAACAGTTACGGACAGGCTGGAGGCCAGCAGGG GTATGGCTCCTATGCTGCCCAGCCTGCTCAGGCCTATCAGCAAGGTACCCAG CAGTCATATGGTCAGCAGCAGGGCTACAGCTCCTACACCCAGCCTGCTGATTCAACTTACTCCCAGAGCAGCAGCTCCACTGGAGGGTACAGCCAGCAGGCTTACGGGTCTTCATACGGACAACAACCACCAGCCAGCA GTGGCTATAACGCTACTCCGACCGCCCCTCAGGGCTACTCTCAGCCCGTCCAGGGTTACGGAGGCAGCGGTTATGATGCATCCTCTGCCTCCTCCAGCACTAATCAGGCCTCGTACGGCAGCCAGGCTGCGTACGGAGCCCAGCCTGCTTACACCGGGTACGGGCAGCAGGCCGCCGCTTCTTCAGCTCCTCCCAG TTACAGCTCTGGTGGTCAACAGACTCCGGGATATGAACAGAGCTCGTATTCCCAGCAGCAGCAGAGCGGCTATCAGAGCCAGCAGGGTGGCTACGGACAGCAGGGCTCCTACAGCCAGCAGGGTGGATACCAGCAGCAAGCTCCACCCCCGCAGCAACCTCCACCTTCCAGCTATCCACCACCCTCTGGGTCCTACGGACAGCCTCCTGCCAGTCAGTATGGGCAGCAGGGCAGCAGTGGAG GTAGTTACAGGCAGGACCACCAGAACGGCAGTTACGAGTCCGGTGGTTATGGCGGTGGAATGGGAGGGGGGGAGAGCCGCGGGCGTGGCAGAGGGGGGTTCGACCGGGGCATGATGAGAGGAGGAATGCGTGGGGGAATGAACCGTGGAGGCATGGG CATCACTGGAGACAGAGGTGGCTTCATTAAGCCTGGTG GACCAGATGCAGATATGG gccgCCCAGAGGAGCAGGATGACTCTGAGAACAGCACCATTTACATCACTGGCCTGACTGAAAACGCAACAATGGACGAAGTGGCAGAGTTCTTTAAGCAGAGCGGCATCATTAGG ATTAATAAACGTACTGGCCTCCCTGCTATAAACATCTACACAGACAAGGACTCGGGCAAACCGAAGGGTGACGCCACCCTGTCTTACGAGGATCCGCCGGCTGCCAAGGCAGCAGTGGAGTGGTTCGATG GTAAGGACTTCCAGGGGAAGAAGCTGAAGGTGTCTATGGCCCGGCGGAAGCCCATGATGATGAGGGGCGGTATGCTGATGAGGGGAGAACGTGGTGGTATGATGGGAAGAGGAG GGATGATGGGTCGAGGTGGTATGGGCCGTGGTGGAGAGCGCGGAGGCTTCATGCCTCGAGGTGGACCTAGAGGAATGGGCCGAGGGGCACCGACTGGTGGAAACATGCAGCAGCGGGCTGGAGACTGGCAGTGTCCTAATGC TGGATGTGGAAACCAGAACTTTGCTTGGAGGATGGAGTGTAACCAGTGCAAGGCACCTAAACCCGAAGGTTTCGGTCCACCTCCTTTCCCTCCAG GTGGCGAACGTGGCCGTGGCGGTCCTGGAGGCATGCGCGGCGGCCGTGGCATGGACAGAGGTGCACCGGGAGGTCCTGGAGGATTCCGGGGGGGTAGAGGCGGAGACCGCGGCGGCGGTTTCCGTGGCGGCAGGGGCATGGACAGAGGTGGATTCGGCGGGAGGGGCCGAGGTGGGCCTCCGATGGACGACATGCGTGGAAGGGGCCGGGGAATGGGACCACCAGGGAAGATGGACATGAA gggAGATCATCGCCAGGATCGGCGGGAAAGACCATACTAA
- the ewsr1a gene encoding EWS RNA-binding protein 1a isoform X3, with protein sequence MASAADYNSYGQAGGQQGYGSYAAQPAQAYQQGTQQSYGQQQGYSSYTQPADSTYSQSSSSTGGYSQQAYGSSYGQQPPASSGYNATPTAPQGYSQPVQGYGGSGYDASSASSSTNQASYGSQAAYGAQPAYTGYGQQAAASSAPPSSGGQQTPGYEQSSYSQQQQSGYQSQQGGYGQQGSYSQQGGYQQQAPPPQQPPPSSYPPPSGSYGQPPASQYGQQGSSGGAYGQNDYKPPSSYRQDHQNGSYESGGYGGGMGGGESRGRGRGGFDRGMMRGGMRGGMNRGGMGITGDRGGFIKPGGPDADMGRPEEQDDSENSTIYITGLTENATMDEVAEFFKQSGIIRINKRTGLPAINIYTDKDSGKPKGDATLSYEDPPAAKAAVEWFDGKDFQGKKLKVSMARRKPMMMRGGMLMRGERGGMMGRGGMMGRGGMGRGGERGGFMPRGGPRGMGRGAPTGGNMQQRAGDWQCPNAGCGNQNFAWRMECNQCKAPKPEGFGPPPFPPGGERGRGGPGGMRGGRGMDRGAPGGPGGFRGGRGGDRGGGFRGGRGMDRGGFGGRGRGGPPMDDMRGRGRGMGPPGKMDMKGDHRQDRRERPY encoded by the exons ATGGCGTCTGCAGCAG ATTATAACAGTTACGGACAGGCTGGAGGCCAGCAGGG GTATGGCTCCTATGCTGCCCAGCCTGCTCAGGCCTATCAGCAAGGTACCCAG CAGTCATATGGTCAGCAGCAGGGCTACAGCTCCTACACCCAGCCTGCTGATTCAACTTACTCCCAGAGCAGCAGCTCCACTGGAGGGTACAGCCAGCAGGCTTACGGGTCTTCATACGGACAACAACCACCAGCCAGCA GTGGCTATAACGCTACTCCGACCGCCCCTCAGGGCTACTCTCAGCCCGTCCAGGGTTACGGAGGCAGCGGTTATGATGCATCCTCTGCCTCCTCCAGCACTAATCAGGCCTCGTACGGCAGCCAGGCTGCGTACGGAGCCCAGCCTGCTTACACCGGGTACGGGCAGCAGGCCGCCGCTTCTTCAGCTCCTCCCAG CTCTGGTGGTCAACAGACTCCGGGATATGAACAGAGCTCGTATTCCCAGCAGCAGCAGAGCGGCTATCAGAGCCAGCAGGGTGGCTACGGACAGCAGGGCTCCTACAGCCAGCAGGGTGGATACCAGCAGCAAGCTCCACCCCCGCAGCAACCTCCACCTTCCAGCTATCCACCACCCTCTGGGTCCTACGGACAGCCTCCTGCCAGTCAGTATGGGCAGCAGGGCAGCAGTGGAGGTGCTTATGGACAAAACGACTACAAACCCCCTA GTAGTTACAGGCAGGACCACCAGAACGGCAGTTACGAGTCCGGTGGTTATGGCGGTGGAATGGGAGGGGGGGAGAGCCGCGGGCGTGGCAGAGGGGGGTTCGACCGGGGCATGATGAGAGGAGGAATGCGTGGGGGAATGAACCGTGGAGGCATGGG CATCACTGGAGACAGAGGTGGCTTCATTAAGCCTGGTG GACCAGATGCAGATATGG gccgCCCAGAGGAGCAGGATGACTCTGAGAACAGCACCATTTACATCACTGGCCTGACTGAAAACGCAACAATGGACGAAGTGGCAGAGTTCTTTAAGCAGAGCGGCATCATTAGG ATTAATAAACGTACTGGCCTCCCTGCTATAAACATCTACACAGACAAGGACTCGGGCAAACCGAAGGGTGACGCCACCCTGTCTTACGAGGATCCGCCGGCTGCCAAGGCAGCAGTGGAGTGGTTCGATG GTAAGGACTTCCAGGGGAAGAAGCTGAAGGTGTCTATGGCCCGGCGGAAGCCCATGATGATGAGGGGCGGTATGCTGATGAGGGGAGAACGTGGTGGTATGATGGGAAGAGGAG GGATGATGGGTCGAGGTGGTATGGGCCGTGGTGGAGAGCGCGGAGGCTTCATGCCTCGAGGTGGACCTAGAGGAATGGGCCGAGGGGCACCGACTGGTGGAAACATGCAGCAGCGGGCTGGAGACTGGCAGTGTCCTAATGC TGGATGTGGAAACCAGAACTTTGCTTGGAGGATGGAGTGTAACCAGTGCAAGGCACCTAAACCCGAAGGTTTCGGTCCACCTCCTTTCCCTCCAG GTGGCGAACGTGGCCGTGGCGGTCCTGGAGGCATGCGCGGCGGCCGTGGCATGGACAGAGGTGCACCGGGAGGTCCTGGAGGATTCCGGGGGGGTAGAGGCGGAGACCGCGGCGGCGGTTTCCGTGGCGGCAGGGGCATGGACAGAGGTGGATTCGGCGGGAGGGGCCGAGGTGGGCCTCCGATGGACGACATGCGTGGAAGGGGCCGGGGAATGGGACCACCAGGGAAGATGGACATGAA gggAGATCATCGCCAGGATCGGCGGGAAAGACCATACTAA
- the ewsr1a gene encoding EWS RNA-binding protein 1a isoform X1 produces the protein MASAADYNSYGQAGGQQGYGSYAAQPAQAYQQGTQQSYGQQQGYSSYTQPADSTYSQSSSSTGGYSQQAYGSSYGQQPPASSGYNATPTAPQGYSQPVQGYGGSGYDASSASSSTNQASYGSQAAYGAQPAYTGYGQQAAASSAPPSYSSGGQQTPGYEQSSYSQQQQSGYQSQQGGYGQQGSYSQQGGYQQQAPPPQQPPPSSYPPPSGSYGQPPASQYGQQGSSGGAYGQNDYKPPSSYRQDHQNGSYESGGYGGGMGGGESRGRGRGGFDRGMMRGGMRGGMNRGGMGITGDRGGFIKPGGPDADMGRPEEQDDSENSTIYITGLTENATMDEVAEFFKQSGIIRINKRTGLPAINIYTDKDSGKPKGDATLSYEDPPAAKAAVEWFDGKDFQGKKLKVSMARRKPMMMRGGMLMRGERGGMMGRGGMMGRGGMGRGGERGGFMPRGGPRGMGRGAPTGGNMQQRAGDWQCPNAGCGNQNFAWRMECNQCKAPKPEGFGPPPFPPGGERGRGGPGGMRGGRGMDRGAPGGPGGFRGGRGGDRGGGFRGGRGMDRGGFGGRGRGGPPMDDMRGRGRGMGPPGKMDMKGDHRQDRRERPY, from the exons ATGGCGTCTGCAGCAG ATTATAACAGTTACGGACAGGCTGGAGGCCAGCAGGG GTATGGCTCCTATGCTGCCCAGCCTGCTCAGGCCTATCAGCAAGGTACCCAG CAGTCATATGGTCAGCAGCAGGGCTACAGCTCCTACACCCAGCCTGCTGATTCAACTTACTCCCAGAGCAGCAGCTCCACTGGAGGGTACAGCCAGCAGGCTTACGGGTCTTCATACGGACAACAACCACCAGCCAGCA GTGGCTATAACGCTACTCCGACCGCCCCTCAGGGCTACTCTCAGCCCGTCCAGGGTTACGGAGGCAGCGGTTATGATGCATCCTCTGCCTCCTCCAGCACTAATCAGGCCTCGTACGGCAGCCAGGCTGCGTACGGAGCCCAGCCTGCTTACACCGGGTACGGGCAGCAGGCCGCCGCTTCTTCAGCTCCTCCCAG TTACAGCTCTGGTGGTCAACAGACTCCGGGATATGAACAGAGCTCGTATTCCCAGCAGCAGCAGAGCGGCTATCAGAGCCAGCAGGGTGGCTACGGACAGCAGGGCTCCTACAGCCAGCAGGGTGGATACCAGCAGCAAGCTCCACCCCCGCAGCAACCTCCACCTTCCAGCTATCCACCACCCTCTGGGTCCTACGGACAGCCTCCTGCCAGTCAGTATGGGCAGCAGGGCAGCAGTGGAGGTGCTTATGGACAAAACGACTACAAACCCCCTA GTAGTTACAGGCAGGACCACCAGAACGGCAGTTACGAGTCCGGTGGTTATGGCGGTGGAATGGGAGGGGGGGAGAGCCGCGGGCGTGGCAGAGGGGGGTTCGACCGGGGCATGATGAGAGGAGGAATGCGTGGGGGAATGAACCGTGGAGGCATGGG CATCACTGGAGACAGAGGTGGCTTCATTAAGCCTGGTG GACCAGATGCAGATATGG gccgCCCAGAGGAGCAGGATGACTCTGAGAACAGCACCATTTACATCACTGGCCTGACTGAAAACGCAACAATGGACGAAGTGGCAGAGTTCTTTAAGCAGAGCGGCATCATTAGG ATTAATAAACGTACTGGCCTCCCTGCTATAAACATCTACACAGACAAGGACTCGGGCAAACCGAAGGGTGACGCCACCCTGTCTTACGAGGATCCGCCGGCTGCCAAGGCAGCAGTGGAGTGGTTCGATG GTAAGGACTTCCAGGGGAAGAAGCTGAAGGTGTCTATGGCCCGGCGGAAGCCCATGATGATGAGGGGCGGTATGCTGATGAGGGGAGAACGTGGTGGTATGATGGGAAGAGGAG GGATGATGGGTCGAGGTGGTATGGGCCGTGGTGGAGAGCGCGGAGGCTTCATGCCTCGAGGTGGACCTAGAGGAATGGGCCGAGGGGCACCGACTGGTGGAAACATGCAGCAGCGGGCTGGAGACTGGCAGTGTCCTAATGC TGGATGTGGAAACCAGAACTTTGCTTGGAGGATGGAGTGTAACCAGTGCAAGGCACCTAAACCCGAAGGTTTCGGTCCACCTCCTTTCCCTCCAG GTGGCGAACGTGGCCGTGGCGGTCCTGGAGGCATGCGCGGCGGCCGTGGCATGGACAGAGGTGCACCGGGAGGTCCTGGAGGATTCCGGGGGGGTAGAGGCGGAGACCGCGGCGGCGGTTTCCGTGGCGGCAGGGGCATGGACAGAGGTGGATTCGGCGGGAGGGGCCGAGGTGGGCCTCCGATGGACGACATGCGTGGAAGGGGCCGGGGAATGGGACCACCAGGGAAGATGGACATGAA gggAGATCATCGCCAGGATCGGCGGGAAAGACCATACTAA
- the ewsr1a gene encoding EWS RNA-binding protein 1a isoform X2: protein MASAADYNSYGQAGGQQGYGSYAAQPAQAYQQGTQSYGQQQGYSSYTQPADSTYSQSSSSTGGYSQQAYGSSYGQQPPASSGYNATPTAPQGYSQPVQGYGGSGYDASSASSSTNQASYGSQAAYGAQPAYTGYGQQAAASSAPPSYSSGGQQTPGYEQSSYSQQQQSGYQSQQGGYGQQGSYSQQGGYQQQAPPPQQPPPSSYPPPSGSYGQPPASQYGQQGSSGGAYGQNDYKPPSSYRQDHQNGSYESGGYGGGMGGGESRGRGRGGFDRGMMRGGMRGGMNRGGMGITGDRGGFIKPGGPDADMGRPEEQDDSENSTIYITGLTENATMDEVAEFFKQSGIIRINKRTGLPAINIYTDKDSGKPKGDATLSYEDPPAAKAAVEWFDGKDFQGKKLKVSMARRKPMMMRGGMLMRGERGGMMGRGGMMGRGGMGRGGERGGFMPRGGPRGMGRGAPTGGNMQQRAGDWQCPNAGCGNQNFAWRMECNQCKAPKPEGFGPPPFPPGGERGRGGPGGMRGGRGMDRGAPGGPGGFRGGRGGDRGGGFRGGRGMDRGGFGGRGRGGPPMDDMRGRGRGMGPPGKMDMKGDHRQDRRERPY from the exons ATGGCGTCTGCAGCAG ATTATAACAGTTACGGACAGGCTGGAGGCCAGCAGGG GTATGGCTCCTATGCTGCCCAGCCTGCTCAGGCCTATCAGCAAGGTACCCAG TCATATGGTCAGCAGCAGGGCTACAGCTCCTACACCCAGCCTGCTGATTCAACTTACTCCCAGAGCAGCAGCTCCACTGGAGGGTACAGCCAGCAGGCTTACGGGTCTTCATACGGACAACAACCACCAGCCAGCA GTGGCTATAACGCTACTCCGACCGCCCCTCAGGGCTACTCTCAGCCCGTCCAGGGTTACGGAGGCAGCGGTTATGATGCATCCTCTGCCTCCTCCAGCACTAATCAGGCCTCGTACGGCAGCCAGGCTGCGTACGGAGCCCAGCCTGCTTACACCGGGTACGGGCAGCAGGCCGCCGCTTCTTCAGCTCCTCCCAG TTACAGCTCTGGTGGTCAACAGACTCCGGGATATGAACAGAGCTCGTATTCCCAGCAGCAGCAGAGCGGCTATCAGAGCCAGCAGGGTGGCTACGGACAGCAGGGCTCCTACAGCCAGCAGGGTGGATACCAGCAGCAAGCTCCACCCCCGCAGCAACCTCCACCTTCCAGCTATCCACCACCCTCTGGGTCCTACGGACAGCCTCCTGCCAGTCAGTATGGGCAGCAGGGCAGCAGTGGAGGTGCTTATGGACAAAACGACTACAAACCCCCTA GTAGTTACAGGCAGGACCACCAGAACGGCAGTTACGAGTCCGGTGGTTATGGCGGTGGAATGGGAGGGGGGGAGAGCCGCGGGCGTGGCAGAGGGGGGTTCGACCGGGGCATGATGAGAGGAGGAATGCGTGGGGGAATGAACCGTGGAGGCATGGG CATCACTGGAGACAGAGGTGGCTTCATTAAGCCTGGTG GACCAGATGCAGATATGG gccgCCCAGAGGAGCAGGATGACTCTGAGAACAGCACCATTTACATCACTGGCCTGACTGAAAACGCAACAATGGACGAAGTGGCAGAGTTCTTTAAGCAGAGCGGCATCATTAGG ATTAATAAACGTACTGGCCTCCCTGCTATAAACATCTACACAGACAAGGACTCGGGCAAACCGAAGGGTGACGCCACCCTGTCTTACGAGGATCCGCCGGCTGCCAAGGCAGCAGTGGAGTGGTTCGATG GTAAGGACTTCCAGGGGAAGAAGCTGAAGGTGTCTATGGCCCGGCGGAAGCCCATGATGATGAGGGGCGGTATGCTGATGAGGGGAGAACGTGGTGGTATGATGGGAAGAGGAG GGATGATGGGTCGAGGTGGTATGGGCCGTGGTGGAGAGCGCGGAGGCTTCATGCCTCGAGGTGGACCTAGAGGAATGGGCCGAGGGGCACCGACTGGTGGAAACATGCAGCAGCGGGCTGGAGACTGGCAGTGTCCTAATGC TGGATGTGGAAACCAGAACTTTGCTTGGAGGATGGAGTGTAACCAGTGCAAGGCACCTAAACCCGAAGGTTTCGGTCCACCTCCTTTCCCTCCAG GTGGCGAACGTGGCCGTGGCGGTCCTGGAGGCATGCGCGGCGGCCGTGGCATGGACAGAGGTGCACCGGGAGGTCCTGGAGGATTCCGGGGGGGTAGAGGCGGAGACCGCGGCGGCGGTTTCCGTGGCGGCAGGGGCATGGACAGAGGTGGATTCGGCGGGAGGGGCCGAGGTGGGCCTCCGATGGACGACATGCGTGGAAGGGGCCGGGGAATGGGACCACCAGGGAAGATGGACATGAA gggAGATCATCGCCAGGATCGGCGGGAAAGACCATACTAA
- the slc35e4 gene encoding solute carrier family 35 member E4 encodes MINADDGPSESEKTRDAGQRRTRPPENLHLLLAVVVWLVTGTTISSLNKWIFVVYNFRYPLLLSALHMLTAIVVGVMNYWFVRNQGVAEQDLTSSAKCKVFLLSLTFCASIAFGNVGLNYVQLSFAQMIYTTTPIFTLAISSLVLGKQHHILKYTAMMPICLGASFSIMGEVQFDQMGCLFLLAATMLRAVKSIQQSILLQEEKIDSVFLLYLMALPSFCILAVAALVLENWPALQSPHHYDGHLWGFIMLSCLGSVLYNLASSSVISLTSAVTLHILGNLSMVGNLLLSRLLFSSQLSALSCAGAVLTLSGMIIYQNSEIIVAYVDARRARASNGKICTNEAEPYPGCTYETSCLDSSQEPSLELSSEICHSTEPSLEMYDDSEPWEELYNDLEPPPVIEHGLEASPKLYMDLQTPPKWNHIQELHPALDHDLEPSADLCHDLKPSSEVVQVLDPSSELDHDSDPSSELDHDLEPSLELDHCIEPSSEIDHELEPSSELDHKLEPSSELVYDLEPSSELVHDREPSSELVQDLEPSSELVQDLEPSSEPVYDLEKSSELVHDLEPSSDLVHDLEPSADLVQELEPSSELVHDLEPSSALVHDLETSSELVHDLEPSSDLVHDLEPSADLVQELELSSELVHDLEPSSALVHDLETSSALVHDLEPSSELVHDLETSSPLDHDLKPSSELDHGLCPPPALDHIHDLAHDLGRSLELYDDPESPRESALEGYSDEEPSADLELFPDLALKTDRRTETGFHEKMD; translated from the exons ATGATCAACGCCGATGATGGCCCCTCCGAAAGCGAGAAGACCCGGGACGCCGGGCAGAGGAGGACGCGTCCGCCTGAAAACCTGCACCTCCTGTTGGCCGTGGTGGTGTGGCTGGTCACGGGAACCACCATCTCCAGCCTGAACAAATGGATCTTCGTGGTGTACAACTTCAGATACCCGCTCCTCTTGTCGGCTCTGCACATGCTCACGGCCATAGTCGTAGGAGTCATGAATTACTGGTTTGTTCGAAACCAAGGCGTGGCAGAGCAGGACCTGACCTCCAGTGCCAAGTGCAAAGTGTTCCTGCTGAGCCTCACCTTCTGCGCCAGCATCGCCTTCGGAAACGTCGGGCTCAACTATGTGCAGCTGTCCTTCGCGCAGATGATCTACACCACCACGCCGATCTTCACTCTGGCTATTTCGTCTCTGGTGCTCGGCAAACAGCACCACATCCTCAAATACACAGCCATGATGCCCATCTGCCTCGGGGCTTCGTTCAGCATCATGGGCGAGGTGCAGTTTGATCAGATGGGCTGTCTGTTCCTGCTCGCCGCCACCATGCTACGGGCAGTAAAGAGCATCCAGCAGA GCATTCTGCTCCAGGAGGAGAAGATCGACTCTGTCTTCCTGCTCTACCTGATGGCCCTCCCCAGTTTCTGCATACTGGCCGTGGCAGCTCTGGTCCTGGAGAACTGGCCTGCTCTTCAGTCGCCCCACCACTACGATGGCCATCTGTGGGGCTTCATCATGCTCAGCTGCCTGGGCTCTGTGCTCTATAACCTGGCAAGCAGCTCCGTGATCAGCCTCACGTCCGCTGTCACGCTGCATATCCTGGGCAACCTGAGCATGGTGGGAAACCTGCTGCTCTCCCGGCTACTCTTCAGCAGCCAGCTTTCTGCGCTGAGCTGCGCCGGGGCTGTGCTCACACTCTCCGGCATGATCATCTACCAGAACTCGGAGATCATCGTCGCATACGTGGATGCCCGCCGTGCACGAGCCTCAAATGGCAAAATCTGCACCAATGAGGCGGAGCCTTATCCTGGATGCACTTACGAAACTTCGTGTCTAGATTCGTCCCAGGAGCCATCTTTAGAACTTTCTTCAGAAATATGCCATTCTACAGAGCCATCTCTAGAAATGTATGATGATTCTGAACCATGGGAAGAACTATACAATGATCTAGAACCACCTCCAGTAATAGAACATGGCCTAGAAGCATCTCCAAAACTGTACATGGACCTTCAAACACCTCCAAAATGGAATCATATCCAAGAACTACATCCAGCACTTGATCATGATTTAGAACCATCTGCAGACCTGTGCCATGACCTAAAACCATCCTCAGAAGTTGTCCAGGTCCTAGACCCATCTTCAGAACTAGACCATGACTCAGACCCATCTTCAGAACTAGACCATGACCTAGAACCATCCTTAGAACTAGACCATTGCATAGAACCATCTTCAGAAATAGATCATGAGCTAGAACCATCTTCAGAGCTAGACCATAAGTTAGAACCATCCTCAGAATTAGTCTATGACCTAGAACCTTCCTCAGAACTAGTTCATGACCGAGAACCATCCTCAGAACTAGTCCAGGACCTAGAACCATCCTCAGAACTAGTCCAGGACCTAGAACCATCCTCAGAGCCAGTTTATGACCTAGAAAAATCCTCAGAACTTGTTCATGACCTAGAACCGTCCTCAGACCTAGTTCATGACCTAGAACCATCCGCAGACCTAGTCCAGGAACTAGAACCATCCTCAGAACTAGTTCATGACCTAGAACCATCCTCAGCACTAGTCCATGACCTAGAAACATCCTCAGAACTTGTTCATGACCTAGAACCGTCCTCAGACCTAGTTCATGACCTAGAACCATCCGCAGACCTAGTCCAGGAACTAGAACTATCCTCAGAACTAGTTCATGACCTAGAACCATCCTCAGCACTAGTCCATGACCTAGAAACATCCTCAGCACTAGTCCATGACCTAGAACCGTCCTCAGAACTAGTTCATGACCTAGAAACATCTTCACCACTAGACCATGATCTAAAACCATCTTCAGAACTAGACCATGGCCTATGCCCACCTCCAGCACTAGACCATATCCATGACCTTGCCCATGACCTAGGACGTTCATTAGAACTGTACGATGACCCTGAGTCACCCCGAGAATCCGCTCTTGAAGGCTACAGTGATGAAGAACCATCAGCAGACCTAGAACTGTTTCCAGACCTAGCTCTAAAAACTGACAGGAGGACAGAGACGGGGTTCCACGAGAAAATGGACTGA